One part of the Bdellovibrio sp. KM01 genome encodes these proteins:
- a CDS encoding tryptophan halogenase family protein, whose protein sequence is MASLSDYIDTAFDLSYLNFSKYPQTEIKSIGILGGGTAGYLAALALKKLHPKIQTSVIESSKIPVIGVGESTTTEIVPFLHRTLGIDPQEFFQAVQPTIKLGIRFDWGCPGDYHFNFNFFAGHQQESYYYEDSINNANWASVLMDNHKIPVIREKNGEMISLLQSIPFSYHIDNKNLIRFLNNIVKQRQIPIIDAVVENVHLDDNDFVTSIETDDGKKHSFDLYIDCSGFRSRILGQALKTEFIPFTSTLRNNRALTFDLPNNNDIRPYTQCTTMPNGWAWTIPMRTENHYGYVHSTQYCDEEQALKEARARFGHFEKYKMVEFRTGRQKQAWNKNVFGLGNAYGFVEPLESTAIQTAVHSIMTLCKLMPNNHQDSSSIAAINQEIAATWDTFRWFLAVHYKYNKQLDTQYWKDCRANTEMGDAQMVVDLFNQRAPLSASNLGTNSPYTACEALVFNSYSYDTLLYGQKALERPPVRPKMTKEEYVQRTLSYQELTKKALSLHELFSEDYLIEGGLLEQLFEDQDTWIVETEA, encoded by the coding sequence ATGGCGTCTTTGTCCGATTATATCGACACAGCTTTTGATCTTAGTTACCTGAATTTTTCTAAATATCCTCAGACAGAAATCAAATCCATCGGGATCCTGGGCGGCGGGACGGCTGGTTACCTGGCAGCCTTGGCGCTTAAAAAGCTGCACCCTAAAATTCAAACATCTGTGATCGAATCCAGCAAAATTCCAGTGATTGGCGTGGGCGAGTCGACAACAACCGAGATCGTTCCGTTCTTGCACCGTACTTTGGGTATCGATCCTCAAGAGTTTTTCCAGGCGGTTCAACCGACAATTAAATTGGGTATTCGCTTTGATTGGGGCTGTCCTGGGGACTATCATTTTAATTTTAACTTCTTTGCTGGTCATCAGCAGGAAAGTTACTATTACGAAGATTCTATCAACAATGCCAACTGGGCATCGGTGTTGATGGATAATCACAAAATCCCTGTGATCCGCGAAAAAAACGGAGAGATGATCTCTTTGCTTCAAAGCATTCCATTTTCTTATCATATTGATAATAAGAATCTGATCCGTTTCTTGAATAACATTGTTAAGCAAAGACAAATTCCAATCATCGACGCTGTGGTTGAGAATGTTCACTTGGATGATAATGATTTTGTGACGTCTATCGAAACAGATGACGGTAAAAAGCATTCTTTTGATTTGTACATTGATTGCTCGGGTTTCCGTTCGCGCATCCTGGGGCAAGCTCTTAAAACAGAGTTCATCCCATTCACCTCAACATTAAGAAATAACCGCGCGCTGACTTTTGATTTACCAAATAACAACGACATCCGTCCTTACACGCAATGTACGACGATGCCGAATGGTTGGGCGTGGACGATTCCAATGCGCACCGAAAATCACTACGGTTACGTGCACTCCACGCAGTACTGTGATGAAGAACAAGCTTTGAAAGAGGCACGTGCAAGATTCGGCCACTTTGAAAAATACAAAATGGTGGAGTTCCGTACAGGCCGTCAAAAACAAGCTTGGAATAAAAACGTTTTCGGCTTGGGAAATGCTTACGGCTTTGTGGAGCCCTTGGAATCCACAGCCATTCAAACAGCTGTTCACAGCATCATGACGTTGTGTAAGCTTATGCCGAACAACCATCAAGACAGCTCCAGCATCGCAGCCATCAATCAAGAGATCGCAGCGACTTGGGATACGTTCCGATGGTTCTTGGCAGTGCACTACAAATACAATAAGCAGCTGGATACCCAGTACTGGAAAGACTGCCGTGCAAATACTGAAATGGGTGATGCACAGATGGTGGTGGATCTTTTCAATCAACGTGCGCCACTAAGCGCCAGCAATCTTGGAACGAACTCTCCATACACGGCTTGTGAGGCCCTGGTATTTAATAGTTATAGCTATGACACCCTTTTGTATGGTCAAAAAGCTCTGGAGCGTCCGCCAGTGCGCCCTAAGATGACTAAGGAAGAATACGTGCAGCGCACGCTTTCGTATCAAGAACTGACTAAAAAGGCGCTCAGCCTGCATGAGCTTTTCAGCGAGGACTATCTGATTGAGGGTGGGTTATTGGAGCAGCTATTTGAAGATCAGGATACTTGGATCGTTGAAACAGAAGCTTGA
- a CDS encoding RimK family alpha-L-glutamate ligase, with translation MFTSTGDEELLAQEYFPEAFGTDVRAFVVGGEIKAAMKRTARPGEFRSNLALGATAEPCTLEPYESELILKTIRTLGLQVSGVDLLRTRKGSLVLEANPCPGLEGIEKYSQQNLANSIIQYAEELYGKHKTSR, from the coding sequence ATTTTCACCAGCACGGGCGATGAAGAACTTTTAGCGCAGGAATACTTTCCCGAAGCGTTCGGGACTGACGTGCGCGCATTCGTGGTTGGAGGAGAAATCAAAGCTGCGATGAAAAGAACGGCTCGCCCGGGAGAGTTTCGCAGCAATCTCGCATTAGGAGCCACGGCGGAACCCTGCACGTTGGAACCCTATGAATCTGAATTGATTTTAAAAACTATTCGTACTTTGGGTTTGCAGGTCTCTGGTGTCGATCTATTGCGAACGCGTAAAGGCAGTCTGGTTTTAGAAGCGAACCCTTGTCCTGGGTTAGAAGGCATAGAAAAATATAGTCAGCAGAACCTTGCAAACAGCATCATTCAATATGCTGAGGAGCTGTATGGCAAACACAAGACCTCGCGTTGA
- the greA gene encoding transcription elongation factor GreA, which produces MSVGTNDKLPMTVRGKALLDAELKKLLLEERPSVIAAIEEARAQGDISENAEYESAKERQSMIEGRIAEIQGKLAGAEVIDVSTIKADRVVFGAHVKAVDTETEEEVAYQIVGVDEADVKKGMVSVLSPLARALIGKKVGDTVTVQSPKGDKEFEILHFEYK; this is translated from the coding sequence ATGTCTGTAGGTACAAACGACAAACTTCCAATGACAGTTCGCGGAAAAGCGCTGCTAGATGCAGAGCTTAAGAAGCTATTGTTAGAGGAAAGACCCTCTGTTATCGCGGCTATCGAAGAAGCCCGCGCTCAAGGCGATATTTCTGAGAACGCGGAGTACGAATCTGCTAAAGAGCGCCAATCTATGATTGAAGGTCGTATTGCTGAAATCCAAGGCAAATTGGCAGGCGCGGAAGTAATCGACGTATCCACAATCAAAGCTGACCGTGTTGTATTCGGTGCACATGTTAAAGCCGTTGATACTGAAACAGAAGAAGAAGTGGCTTATCAAATCGTAGGCGTTGACGAAGCTGACGTTAAAAAAGGCATGGTTTCTGTGCTTTCGCCGTTGGCTCGCGCTTTGATCGGTAAAAAAGTAGGCGACACTGTAACAGTGCAAAGCCCAAAAGGTGACAAGGAATTCGAAATCCTTCACTTCGAATACAAGTAG
- a CDS encoding ABC transporter permease: MTTFITRRILQTLAVIAVLSYVVFVLMSLMPGDPVDMMVASNPKITAEDVARLKTLYGLDQPIYKRYGNWMASLVTGDLGYSRTYRVPVQELMGPRLWNTFILSAASLFLSIVIAVPLGVISALKPNSKTDYFMNFFSFAGISIPSFWLAIVLIIVFAVKIPLFPAGGTQTIGAENMGFWADIMDRAKYLVLPVLSLSIQQIGRFSRFTRSAMAEAMRNDFIRTAKAKGLNYKTVVWKHAFRNALIPLITILALSISTLFSGALLTETVFAYQGVGKLVYDSIIGNDYNVAMISFVISVSMVLLMNLVADILYGFADPRIAYK; encoded by the coding sequence ATGACTACATTTATCACCCGTCGCATCTTGCAAACTCTCGCAGTGATAGCTGTGCTATCCTACGTGGTTTTTGTTCTGATGAGTTTAATGCCCGGAGATCCGGTGGACATGATGGTGGCCTCAAACCCCAAAATCACGGCTGAAGACGTTGCCCGTCTGAAAACTTTGTATGGATTGGATCAACCGATCTACAAACGTTATGGAAACTGGATGGCGTCATTAGTGACCGGTGACTTGGGTTACAGCCGTACTTATCGTGTGCCCGTTCAGGAATTGATGGGCCCACGTCTTTGGAACACCTTTATTCTTTCTGCGGCATCACTGTTTTTGTCGATCGTGATTGCGGTTCCACTGGGAGTGATTTCGGCATTAAAACCAAACTCCAAAACCGACTATTTCATGAATTTCTTTTCGTTTGCAGGTATCTCGATACCCTCGTTCTGGCTGGCGATCGTATTAATTATCGTCTTTGCCGTAAAAATCCCGCTGTTCCCGGCCGGAGGCACACAAACTATTGGTGCTGAGAATATGGGATTCTGGGCCGACATCATGGACCGTGCGAAGTATTTGGTATTGCCAGTACTGTCTTTGTCGATTCAACAAATCGGTCGTTTCTCGCGCTTTACTCGTTCCGCAATGGCCGAGGCTATGCGCAATGACTTTATCCGTACGGCGAAAGCCAAAGGTCTTAACTATAAGACCGTGGTTTGGAAGCATGCTTTCAGAAATGCTTTGATTCCTTTGATCACGATCTTAGCTTTAAGCATCTCCACTTTATTCTCGGGTGCTCTTTTGACTGAAACCGTTTTTGCTTACCAAGGAGTAGGTAAATTGGTTTACGACTCGATCATCGGTAACGACTATAACGTGGCGATGATTTCATTTGTTATTTCTGTGAGCATGGTTTTGCTAATGAACTTAGTGGCCGACATCCTTTACGGATTCGCAGATCCACGTATTGCTTACAAGTAG
- a CDS encoding ABC transporter permease, with the protein MNNIDMSTTLTDKDRADLEKAMPMWKMILTQFLDHKLAVAGSIIIALFLLVAIFANTIESITGLDPDAQNVANRYVAPFETTQAGPDVRETEIEKFILANPNEADKIQKALVEKGLVSVPEADAIYDVGSKEVPEAIKIFKSLDIPETKGLLKTFDGFKTFHFFGTDELGRDVFIRLVYGTRVSMGVGVLVAIASALVGLLIGSIAGYYGGWIDTALMRVTDALLSLPTIPVLIVMAAIDFTKIPVLNAIVSTQNESIFKMIIILCLFSWMTVARLVRGSILSLREREFILAARTLGAKDSTIIIRHMFPNVIAPMLVSITLGVGESILFEAALSFLGLGIMPPTPSWGNMLNNAQELIYQAPFLAILPGILILLTTISFNYLGDGLQDAIDPKSVRR; encoded by the coding sequence ATGAATAACATAGATATGTCGACAACACTTACAGACAAAGACCGCGCGGATCTTGAAAAAGCGATGCCGATGTGGAAGATGATTCTTACCCAGTTCTTGGACCACAAGTTGGCCGTGGCGGGATCGATCATCATCGCTTTGTTTCTTTTGGTTGCGATCTTTGCCAATACAATTGAATCCATCACGGGCCTTGATCCCGACGCCCAAAACGTCGCAAACCGTTACGTGGCGCCATTCGAGACAACCCAAGCTGGTCCCGATGTTCGCGAAACTGAAATTGAAAAATTCATTTTAGCGAACCCGAACGAAGCTGACAAAATTCAAAAGGCCTTGGTCGAAAAAGGACTGGTTTCAGTCCCTGAAGCCGATGCGATTTACGATGTGGGTTCTAAAGAAGTTCCTGAAGCGATCAAAATCTTTAAGTCTTTGGACATTCCAGAAACCAAAGGATTGTTGAAAACCTTTGATGGCTTTAAAACTTTCCACTTTTTTGGAACTGATGAATTGGGCCGCGATGTTTTCATCCGTCTGGTTTATGGGACTCGCGTTTCCATGGGTGTGGGGGTTTTAGTCGCCATCGCATCTGCATTAGTGGGTCTTTTAATCGGAAGTATCGCCGGTTACTATGGTGGTTGGATCGACACCGCATTGATGCGTGTGACGGATGCTTTGCTAAGTCTTCCGACGATTCCAGTTTTGATCGTCATGGCTGCGATCGACTTTACTAAAATCCCCGTTTTAAATGCCATCGTCAGCACCCAGAACGAGTCGATCTTTAAGATGATCATCATCCTGTGCCTGTTTTCATGGATGACGGTTGCACGCTTGGTACGTGGAAGTATCTTGTCCTTGCGCGAGCGCGAGTTCATTTTGGCAGCAAGAACTTTGGGTGCAAAAGACAGCACAATCATCATTCGTCACATGTTCCCGAACGTCATCGCTCCGATGTTGGTATCAATCACTTTGGGCGTCGGCGAATCCATCTTGTTTGAAGCAGCCCTTTCCTTCTTGGGTTTGGGTATCATGCCACCAACACCAAGCTGGGGGAATATGCTGAACAACGCTCAAGAGTTGATTTACCAAGCACCGTTCCTGGCAATCTTGCCAGGCATCTTGATCTTACTTACAACAATCAGCTTCAACTATCTGGGCGACGGCCTCCAAGACGCGATCGATCCAAAATCCGTTCGCCGCTAG
- a CDS encoding ABC transporter ATP-binding protein, with protein MNEVILEAKNIKKHFPIKKGFLMREVASVKAVDDVSLIVRKGETLGLVGESGCGKSTLGRTLIRLYEPTAGSINFEGQDFLKLSGEQLRQKRRDMQMIFQDPFASLDPRMTVGQAIRQPMDIHNVGTMEEREKRVLELIEVVGLRKSTVNRYPHEFSGGQRQRISIARAIALNPELIICDEPVSALDVSIQAQILNLLEDLQQKLGLTYIFISHDLSVIEHICDRIAVMYLGKIVEIAERDELFSNPQHPYTQALIGAIPRVGHGKKMMKKSLGGEVPSPINPPSGCSFHTRCPYVMDVCKEKIPVLEGAGTHQKACWLDKAPVMRAE; from the coding sequence ATGAACGAAGTCATTCTGGAAGCCAAAAATATCAAAAAGCACTTCCCGATCAAAAAAGGTTTTTTGATGCGCGAAGTGGCCAGCGTTAAAGCCGTCGACGATGTTTCTTTGATCGTACGCAAAGGTGAAACTTTGGGCCTGGTTGGAGAATCCGGTTGCGGTAAATCCACACTGGGTCGCACGTTGATTCGTCTTTACGAACCCACAGCCGGATCAATCAATTTTGAAGGTCAAGATTTCCTAAAACTATCTGGTGAACAGCTTCGTCAAAAACGTCGCGACATGCAGATGATCTTCCAAGATCCTTTTGCTTCTTTGGATCCGCGTATGACCGTGGGTCAAGCGATCCGCCAGCCAATGGACATCCACAACGTTGGAACCATGGAAGAGCGTGAAAAACGCGTTTTGGAATTGATTGAAGTTGTGGGTCTTAGAAAATCCACAGTGAATCGCTACCCGCATGAATTCTCTGGTGGTCAACGTCAGCGTATTTCTATTGCCCGCGCGATTGCTTTGAATCCTGAACTTATTATTTGTGACGAACCGGTTTCGGCGTTGGATGTTTCCATTCAAGCTCAGATCTTGAACTTGTTGGAAGACCTGCAACAGAAATTGGGTCTGACTTATATTTTCATCTCTCATGATCTTTCCGTGATTGAGCACATCTGTGATCGTATTGCGGTGATGTACCTGGGCAAGATCGTAGAAATCGCGGAACGCGATGAACTTTTCTCGAACCCACAACATCCTTACACCCAGGCGTTGATCGGTGCGATCCCACGCGTGGGCCACGGTAAGAAAATGATGAAGAAATCATTGGGTGGAGAAGTGCCAAGCCCCATCAATCCACCTTCAGGCTGCTCTTTCCATACACGCTGTCCGTATGTCATGGACGTTTGTAAGGAAAAGATCCCGGTTCTTGAGGGCGCTGGCACTCACCAAAAAGCATGCTGGTTGGATAAAGCACCCGTTATGCGGGCTGAATAA
- a CDS encoding glycerophosphodiester phosphodiesterase, translated as MKPPLYQGHRGYWKGGAQENSLASFKAAKERGLQMVEMDVRLSKDGHVVVFHDDDLKRIIGDTRRVEDVTAAELERLANIPTLREVLLSPDVPPFLNIELKTNKSTDRSLEAKVVRVIHETESSSRILFSSFNPLAIRELHRLLPKVPRALLATKEKDPANRWYLKLLVLAPYIHANIIHLDHRFVSTEELRKFVKRGIPVSFWTVNEQSRADELLSNGAQSIISDTLAPKN; from the coding sequence GTGAAGCCTCCACTCTATCAAGGTCATCGTGGATACTGGAAGGGGGGCGCACAGGAAAACTCGTTAGCGTCCTTTAAGGCAGCGAAAGAGCGCGGACTGCAGATGGTCGAGATGGATGTGCGCTTGTCGAAGGACGGCCATGTGGTGGTCTTTCATGATGATGATCTAAAGCGCATCATCGGCGATACCAGACGCGTGGAAGACGTAACCGCGGCAGAGCTTGAGCGCCTTGCGAATATTCCCACCTTGCGTGAGGTTTTGCTAAGCCCTGATGTTCCCCCGTTTTTGAATATTGAATTAAAGACCAACAAATCCACCGATCGCAGTTTGGAAGCGAAAGTCGTGCGCGTGATTCACGAAACAGAGTCTTCGTCGCGCATTTTGTTTTCAAGTTTCAATCCCTTGGCTATCCGTGAACTGCACAGACTTTTGCCAAAAGTTCCGCGAGCTTTATTGGCGACGAAGGAAAAAGATCCCGCCAACCGCTGGTATTTGAAATTGTTGGTCCTAGCTCCGTATATTCACGCTAATATTATACATCTGGATCATCGCTTCGTAAGCACCGAAGAGCTGCGCAAATTTGTTAAGCGCGGAATCCCAGTAAGCTTCTGGACCGTGAATGAACAATCGCGCGCGGATGAGTTGCTATCGAACGGTGCTCAATCCATCATCAGCGATACCCTCGCTCCGAAAAATTGA
- a CDS encoding bacterioferritin-associated ferredoxin — protein sequence MISPPTTNARTSVPNASGKYSCAKSSSSPVLVKISAIARASSALGKPVGRVLSVSHVGCTEFMDMMKKMRRSFGADISKWPLPEGQDHSSLLLREMVLRLRGEWQAATGDTEICHCRGISAHTIDQAIIAGARTPEVVTRQTSASAQCGTCRPEVHKMIQYRLNQQKAS from the coding sequence TTGATTTCTCCTCCAACCACGAATGCGCGCACGTCAGTCCCGAACGCTTCGGGAAAGTATTCCTGCGCTAAAAGTTCTTCATCGCCCGTGCTGGTGAAAATATCTGCAATCGCACGTGCATCTTCCGCTCTTGGTAAACCTGTGGGCCGAGTATTGAGTGTCTCTCATGTGGGATGTACTGAATTTATGGATATGATGAAGAAAATGCGTCGTTCGTTTGGCGCGGATATTTCAAAATGGCCTCTGCCGGAAGGGCAAGATCACAGCAGTCTTTTACTGCGTGAAATGGTTTTGCGTTTGCGTGGTGAGTGGCAGGCCGCTACGGGTGATACAGAGATCTGTCATTGCCGTGGTATTTCTGCGCACACTATTGATCAAGCTATTATTGCGGGAGCTCGTACTCCTGAAGTCGTAACTCGTCAGACATCGGCGAGTGCGCAGTGCGGGACCTGTCGTCCTGAGGTTCACAAGATGATTCAGTACCGTCTGAATCAGCAAAAAGCTTCTTAG
- the tatA gene encoding twin-arginine translocase TatA/TatE family subunit, whose amino-acid sequence MGEFSLTHLLLLGLIFLIFFGPSRLPQLGQSLGKAIRGFKQGLNEIDVDAKDIKDNVNNQQVSHQQQQGQQVNQTQSQKDPHNS is encoded by the coding sequence ATGGGTGAGTTTAGCCTTACACATCTTCTGTTACTTGGCCTGATCTTCTTGATCTTTTTTGGACCAAGCCGTCTACCACAACTGGGTCAATCTTTGGGTAAAGCTATCCGCGGATTCAAACAAGGTTTGAACGAAATCGACGTTGATGCAAAAGACATCAAAGACAACGTAAACAACCAACAAGTTTCACACCAACAACAACAAGGCCAACAAGTTAACCAAACTCAAAGCCAAAAAGATCCACACAACTCTTAG
- a CDS encoding peptide ABC transporter substrate-binding protein: MLNRLAKGLLLGAALGMSAQAVAAPSNAELKIGISQEFETLNPIIMSMSASAYMYRMVGRSLVNLTPDGKWVPQLAKEIPSIEKGTAKIIDDGGKKKIVANWEIIDGAKWGDGKPVICADFIASQKIATSPNVAVGEKEQWTQVEKIDVDPKNPKKCTFKYDKAIWSFYQLAQFFPVPAHLELAVFEKHGKAKEGYEKNSNYVRNPTNPGLYSGPYVITEVKLGSHVAFAPNPHFYGKKPNIQKVIVKLIPNTGTMEANLRSGTIDMVSVLGLDFDQALAFEKKAKAEGLPFDVLFVPSVTYEHIDLNLDNPILKDVKVRKALLYSINRDDLVKALFEGRQEVAVHNVSPKDPWFTKDPKVITTYAYSKRTGGKLLDEAGWKMGADGFRSKDGKRLSLVFQTTAGNKTRELVQVYLQNQWKQNGIEVLVKNEPARVFFGDTMSKRKFAGMALFAWVSSPENSPRSTLSSKAIPSNKNGWSGQNYMGWTNAQVDKDLDALDLEFDAKKRTALVHDMLKQYTDEVPVLPLYYRSDISVVPKNLKNYKMSGHQFYETNYIEDWSL; the protein is encoded by the coding sequence ATGTTGAATAGACTTGCAAAAGGATTGTTGCTGGGAGCCGCTCTTGGAATGAGCGCACAAGCTGTGGCAGCTCCTTCTAATGCCGAATTGAAAATCGGTATTTCTCAGGAATTTGAAACTTTGAATCCCATCATCATGTCCATGTCGGCATCCGCTTACATGTACCGTATGGTGGGTCGTTCATTGGTGAACCTGACTCCGGATGGAAAATGGGTTCCGCAATTAGCGAAAGAGATTCCTTCGATCGAAAAAGGCACTGCTAAAATCATCGACGATGGCGGCAAAAAGAAAATCGTCGCTAACTGGGAAATCATCGACGGCGCTAAATGGGGCGACGGCAAACCAGTTATCTGTGCCGACTTTATCGCTTCTCAAAAAATTGCCACGTCTCCTAACGTAGCTGTTGGTGAGAAAGAGCAATGGACTCAAGTTGAAAAAATCGACGTGGATCCAAAAAATCCTAAAAAATGTACTTTCAAATACGACAAAGCGATCTGGAGCTTCTATCAATTGGCTCAGTTCTTCCCAGTGCCTGCGCACTTGGAGCTGGCTGTCTTTGAAAAACACGGCAAAGCTAAAGAAGGTTACGAAAAGAACTCTAACTATGTTCGTAATCCCACCAACCCGGGTCTTTACAGCGGTCCTTATGTGATCACTGAAGTGAAATTGGGTTCGCACGTGGCTTTTGCACCAAATCCACATTTCTATGGTAAAAAACCAAACATCCAAAAAGTGATCGTAAAATTGATTCCGAACACAGGAACAATGGAAGCGAACCTTCGTTCCGGAACTATTGATATGGTTTCTGTTCTGGGTTTGGATTTTGACCAAGCCTTGGCTTTCGAGAAAAAAGCGAAAGCAGAAGGTCTGCCATTCGACGTTTTGTTCGTACCGTCCGTGACTTACGAACATATCGACTTGAACCTGGACAACCCGATCTTGAAAGATGTGAAAGTACGTAAAGCACTTTTGTACTCGATCAACCGTGATGACTTGGTAAAAGCTTTGTTCGAAGGCCGCCAAGAAGTCGCAGTTCACAATGTTTCCCCTAAAGATCCTTGGTTCACTAAAGATCCAAAAGTGATCACAACGTATGCTTACTCTAAACGTACTGGCGGAAAATTATTGGATGAAGCGGGTTGGAAAATGGGTGCTGATGGTTTCCGTTCTAAAGACGGCAAACGCCTTTCATTGGTATTCCAAACAACTGCAGGTAACAAAACTCGTGAGTTGGTTCAGGTTTACCTACAAAACCAATGGAAACAAAACGGCATCGAGGTTCTAGTTAAAAACGAACCAGCACGTGTATTCTTCGGTGATACGATGTCTAAACGTAAATTCGCTGGTATGGCTTTGTTTGCGTGGGTTTCTTCTCCGGAAAACTCACCTCGTTCCACTTTGTCTTCTAAAGCAATTCCATCCAATAAAAATGGTTGGTCAGGTCAGAACTATATGGGCTGGACAAATGCTCAAGTGGATAAAGATCTAGATGCTTTGGATCTGGAGTTTGATGCGAAAAAACGCACAGCTTTGGTTCACGACATGTTGAAACAATACACTGATGAAGTTCCTGTACTTCCTTTGTACTACCGCTCTGACATCTCTGTAGTTCCTAAGAATTTGAAAAACTACAAAATGTCTGGTCACCAGTTCTACGAAACTAACTATATCGAAGACTGGTCTTTGTAA
- a CDS encoding twin-arginine translocase TatA/TatE family subunit: protein MGSLSLTHLLLIALVFLVFFGPSKLPQLGSSLGQAIRGFKKGLNEIDADEKVAPQQVSHQQNQGQQMNQTQTNKEPHNS, encoded by the coding sequence ATGGGTTCATTAAGCCTTACACATCTTCTTCTCATCGCACTAGTTTTCTTGGTCTTCTTTGGTCCAAGCAAATTGCCTCAATTGGGTTCTTCTTTGGGTCAAGCCATCCGTGGCTTCAAAAAAGGTTTGAACGAAATTGATGCTGATGAAAAAGTGGCGCCACAACAAGTGTCCCACCAACAAAACCAAGGTCAGCAAATGAACCAAACGCAAACAAACAAAGAGCCTCATAACTCTTAA
- the gloB gene encoding hydroxyacylglutathione hydrolase, with product MANTRPRVELIPIFEDNYVFCLIDDNNQEALVIDPGESSKTSNYLKENNLKLTGVLLTHHHNDHVGGVRSLISEHPAPVYAPMKNKSQIGSADTWVAEGHTVRVGPFEFQVLELPGHTLGHVAYWEPKFKWLFSGDVLFGLGCGRLFEGTYEQAYESLQRIKKLPEETLVYCTHEYTESNLTFCNMLSNLDDSPITGDSEELEMYANQLLSRREMNLPSVPLKLSVELRVNPFLLAKSVAQFTYLRDLRNKQ from the coding sequence ATGGCAAACACAAGACCTCGCGTTGAGCTTATCCCTATCTTTGAAGACAATTATGTCTTCTGTTTGATTGATGATAACAATCAAGAGGCTCTTGTTATTGATCCAGGCGAATCTTCCAAAACTTCTAATTATTTAAAAGAGAATAATTTAAAACTTACTGGCGTCCTGTTGACCCACCATCATAACGATCATGTGGGCGGAGTTCGCTCCCTGATCTCCGAGCATCCTGCACCAGTGTATGCTCCGATGAAAAACAAATCACAGATTGGCTCAGCTGATACTTGGGTAGCTGAAGGCCACACGGTGCGAGTGGGACCCTTTGAATTTCAGGTGCTGGAACTTCCCGGCCACACACTGGGACACGTCGCCTACTGGGAGCCAAAATTCAAATGGCTTTTTTCAGGTGATGTTCTTTTTGGATTAGGCTGCGGAAGATTGTTCGAAGGGACCTATGAACAAGCTTACGAAAGCCTTCAACGAATTAAAAAACTACCTGAAGAAACGTTAGTCTATTGCACTCATGAATACACCGAATCCAATCTGACATTTTGCAATATGCTTTCTAATTTAGACGACTCCCCTATCACCGGCGACAGCGAAGAGTTAGAAATGTATGCGAATCAATTGCTATCTCGCCGAGAAATGAATTTACCCTCGGTGCCGCTCAAATTATCAGTGGAACTGCGAGTGAATCCATTCTTGCTGGCCAAATCCGTAGCGCAATTTACTTATCTGCGGGATTTGCGCAACAAACAATAA
- a CDS encoding (2Fe-2S)-binding protein, producing MGQKKKSEIICRCNNVSRATIEQAITDGAKTLNEIFDTTTAGVGPCGGSCRRKLAPLLEHYLKTGQFPEKIQEDLSGKSNVKGEGEKKD from the coding sequence ATGGGTCAAAAGAAAAAGTCCGAAATCATCTGCCGTTGCAACAATGTGTCCCGGGCGACCATTGAGCAAGCTATTACAGATGGTGCAAAGACCCTGAACGAAATCTTCGATACCACCACCGCTGGCGTAGGTCCCTGCGGAGGATCCTGCCGCCGCAAACTCGCCCCTCTTCTTGAACACTACCTGAAAACCGGTCAGTTCCCTGAAAAAATTCAGGAGGACTTATCAGGCAAAAGTAATGTTAAGGGTGAGGGCGAGAAAAAAGACTAA